One region of Triticum aestivum cultivar Chinese Spring chromosome 6B, IWGSC CS RefSeq v2.1, whole genome shotgun sequence genomic DNA includes:
- the LOC123138380 gene encoding universal stress protein PHOS32, which yields MAAGKRTIGLAMDYSPSSKAATRWVVENLVKAGDRIILIHVLPKGADASHKGLWKSTGSPLIPLLEFMEMNVQARYGVNPDKEVLEILQAESKSKQVEILAKIYWGDAREKLCEAVDDLKVDSVVLGCRGLGPLKRALLGSVSNYVVNNATCPVTVVRGPNGSLA from the exons ATGGCGGCCGGGAAGCGCACCATCGGCCTCGCGATGGACTACTCGCCGTCCAGCAAGGCGGCGACGAGGTGGGTGGTCGAGAACCTGGTGAAGGCCGGCGACCGCATCATCCTCATCCACGTCCTACCCAAGGGAGCAGACGCCAGCCACAAGGGCCTCTGGAAGAGCACCGGTTCAC CTCTGATCCCTCTGCTGGAGTTCATGGAGATGAACGTGCAGGCGCGGTACGGGGTCAACCCGGACAAGGAGGTGCTGGAGATCCTGCAGGCTGAGTCCAAGTCCAAGCAG GTGGAAATACTGGCAAAAATATACTGGGGTGATGCAAGGGAGAAACTTTGTGAGGCAGTAGATGATCTCAAGGTCGACTCTGTTGTGCTTGGTTGCAGGGGATTAGGGCCCTTAAAAAG GGCACTCCTTGGAAGCGTCAGCAACTATGTTGTCAACAATGCAACCTGCCCCGTCACAGTGGTGCGCGGACCAAATGGATCACTTGCTTGA
- the LOC123138379 gene encoding putative D-cysteine desulfhydrase 1, mitochondrial, which translates to MLLRPALPVAFSSTLPLFSHLAAVRRRCSIAATGMAGVSAASPAAAQIGSFLSKKPYAPPSWASHLALAPSHTFSLGHFPTPIHKWNLPNLPEGTEVWIKRDDLSGMQLSGNKVRKLEFLLADAVAQGADCVITVGGIQSNHCRATAVAAKYLNLDCYLILRTSKLLVDQDPGLVGNLLVERLLGAHIDLVSKEEYGKIGSVALADLLKKRLLEEGRKPYVIPVGGSNSLGTWGYIEAVRELEQQIQLSGDVQFDDIVVACGSGGTIAGLALGSKLSSLMAKVHAFSVCDDPEYFYDYVQGLIDGLQSGLDSHDIVSIQNAKGLGYAMNTAEELKFVKDIATATGIVLDPVYSGKGAYAMLKDMADNPSKWKGRKVLFVHTGGLLGLYDKVDQMSSLAGSWRRMDLEESVPRKDGTGKMF; encoded by the exons ATGCTCCTGAGACCGGCTCTCCCCGTCGCCTTCAGTTCCACTCTCCCACTCTTCTCCCATCTCGCCGCGGTCCGCCGTCGGTGCTCAATCGCCGCCACGGGCATGGCAGGAGTCTCCGCCGCCTCTCCCGCCGCAGCACAGATCGGCAGCTTCCTCTCCAAGAAGCCCTACGCGCCGCCGTCCTGGGCCTCGCACCTCGCCCTCGCCCCTTCCCACACTTTCTCCCTTGGCCAC TTCCCAACCCCGATTCACAAATGGAATCTGCCAAATCTGCCGGAGGGCACTGAAGTATGGATCAAG CGGGACGATCTGTCCGGTATGCAGCTGAGCGGGAACAAGGTCCGGAAGCTCGAGTTTCTGTTGGCAGACGCCGTCGCACAGGGTGCGGACTGCGTTATCACTGTCGGTGGTATCCAGAGCAACCACTGCCGTGCGACGGCGGTGGCTGCCAAGTATCTCAATCTTGACTGCTATTTGATACTGCGTACTTCCAAG CTTCTTGTGGATCAGGACCCTGGATTGGTCGGCAATCTCCTTGTTGAGAGACTGCTAGGAGCGCACATTGATCTCGTCTCAAAAGAAGAGTACGGGAAAATTGGCAGTGTG GCTTTAGCTGACTTGCTTAAAAAGAGGCTTTTGGAGGAAGGACGGAAGCCATATGTAATACCTGTTGGCGGATCCAATTCTCTTGGAACTTG GGGATATATTGAAGCAGTAAGAGAACTTGAGCAGCAAATACAGTTATCTGGCGATGTTCAGTTTGATGACATTGTTGTTGCCTGCGGCAG TGGTGGAACCATTGCTGGTCTTGCTTTAGGATCGAAATTGAGTAGCTTAATGGCAAAA GTCCATGCTTTCTCTGTTTGCGATGACCCTGAATACTTCTATGATTATGTTCAAGGCCTGATTGATGGACTACAATCTGGCTTGGATTCACATGATATAGTCAGCATTCAAAAT GCTAAGGGCTTAGGTTATGCCATGAACACAGCTGAGGAGCTTAAGTTTGTTAAAGATATAGCTACTGCAACAGGCATTGTGCTTGATCCAGTCTACAG TGGGAAGGGAGCATATGCAATGCTGAAAGACATGGCCGATAATCCATCCAAGTGGAAAGGGCGAAAAGTCCTCTTTGTCCATACAGGCGGtcttcttgggttgtatgacaagGTTGATCAGATGTCATCTTTGGCTGGGAGCTGGCGCAGAATGGATCTTGAAGAATCAGTCCCGCGCAAAGATGGCACTGGTAAGATGTTCTGA